The region GTCTTGCCCGCGCCGTTCGGGCCGATCAGGCCGTAGATCTGCCCTTCCTTGATCTCGAGGCCGACGTCGGACAGCGCCTGCAGGCCGCCGAAGCGCTTGTTCACGCCCTTCACGGACAGTCGAATGTTGTCGCTCATTGCATTGCTCTCCCGCATGCCGTTCGTTATGCGCGCACCGGCTTCTTGCCGCCGCGCTTCGCGAGTTTCGCGATCCTGTCCTCATGCTTCGGCGCGGGCCACAGGCCTTCCGAGCGATACAGCATGATGACCACCATCGCGAGGCCGTAGAGGCCCTGGCGGATCACTTCCGTCGCGATCACTTCATGGCCGAACAGCGCGTGCTGCAGCGGGCTCATCGTCGAACGCAGGAATTCCGGGAACACCGCGAGCAGCACCGCGCCGAGGATCACGCCCGGGATGTGGCCCATGCCGCCCAGCACCACGCAGGCGAGCACCACGATCGACTCCCAGAAGGTGAACGATTCCGGCGACACGAAGCCCTGGAACGCACCGAACATCGCGCCCGACAGGCCGCCGAACGACGCGCCCATCGCGAACGCGAGCAGTTTCACGTTGCGGGTGTTGATGCCCATCGCCTTGGCGGCGATCTCGTCCTCGCGGATCGCGGCCCAGGCGCGGCCGATGCGCGAATGCTGCAGGCGCGTACAGACCCAGATCACGAACAGCGCGCAGATCACGAACAGGTAGTAATACATGTACACCGACGGCAGCGACACGCCGAAGATCGTGTGCGTCTGCGAGAGGTTGAAGCCCGCGACCGTCACCGGATCGATGCCCGTCACCCCTTGCGGCCCGTTCGTGATGTTGAGCGGACGGTCGAGGTTGTTCATGAAGATCCGCACGATCTCGCCGAAGCCGAGCGTGACGATCGCCAGGTAGTCGCCGCGCAGGCGCAGCGTCGGCGCCCCGAGCAGGATCCCGAACAGCGCGGCGAGCGCCATCGCGACCGGCACGATCAGGAAGAACGGCAGGTGCAGGCCGCCCGGGAACAGCTGCGCGATCCACTCGAAGTTGTTGGTCAGGTGCGGCGAGCTGAGCAGCGCGGCGGTATAGGCGCCCAC is a window of Burkholderia sp. FERM BP-3421 DNA encoding:
- a CDS encoding ABC transporter permease subunit, with the translated sequence MTSIQPIESSTSLVEERKGAKTYAIGVLIAAFVIAAPMVIGAAGGNYWVRVLDFAMLYVMLALGLNVVVGFAGLLDLGYIAFYAVGAYTAALLSSPHLTNNFEWIAQLFPGGLHLPFFLIVPVAMALAALFGILLGAPTLRLRGDYLAIVTLGFGEIVRIFMNNLDRPLNITNGPQGVTGIDPVTVAGFNLSQTHTIFGVSLPSVYMYYYLFVICALFVIWVCTRLQHSRIGRAWAAIREDEIAAKAMGINTRNVKLLAFAMGASFGGLSGAMFGAFQGFVSPESFTFWESIVVLACVVLGGMGHIPGVILGAVLLAVFPEFLRSTMSPLQHALFGHEVIATEVIRQGLYGLAMVVIMLYRSEGLWPAPKHEDRIAKLAKRGGKKPVRA